One Catenulispora sp. GP43 genomic window carries:
- the sufB gene encoding Fe-S cluster assembly protein SufB: MTTTSHEQLEGLGTYEYGWADSDVAGSSARRGLNEDVVRDISAKKNEPQWMLDMRLRGLRLFEKKPMPVWGADLGGIDFDNIKYFVRSTEKQAESWDDLPADIKNTYDKLGIPEAEKQRLIAGVAAQYESEVVYHQINKELEEQGVIFLDTDTALKEYPELFREHFATVIPTGDNKFSALNTAVWSGGSFIYVPKGVHVQIPLQAYFRINTENMGQFERTLIIADEDSYVHYVEGCTAPIYSSDSLHSAVVEIVVKKNARVRYTTIQNWSNNVYNLVTKRAAAQAGATMEWIDGNIGSKVTMKYPAVWLLGEHAKGETLSVAFAGEGQHQDAGAKMVHAAPHTSSTIISKSVARGGGRTSYRGLVQVQEGAHHSKSTVKCDALLVDTISRSDTYPYVDVREDDVSMGHEATVSKVSEDQLFYLMSRGMTEDEAMAMIVRGFVEPIARELPMEYALELNRLIELQMEGSVG; the protein is encoded by the coding sequence ATGACCACCACCTCGCATGAGCAGCTCGAAGGCCTTGGCACCTACGAGTACGGCTGGGCCGACTCCGACGTCGCCGGATCCTCGGCGCGCCGCGGCCTGAACGAGGACGTCGTCCGCGACATCTCCGCGAAGAAGAACGAGCCGCAGTGGATGCTCGACATGCGGCTGCGGGGCCTGCGGCTGTTCGAGAAGAAGCCGATGCCGGTGTGGGGCGCGGACCTCGGCGGGATCGACTTCGACAACATCAAGTACTTCGTGCGCTCCACCGAGAAGCAGGCCGAGTCCTGGGACGACCTGCCGGCGGACATCAAGAACACCTACGACAAGCTGGGCATCCCGGAGGCCGAGAAGCAGCGGCTGATCGCCGGTGTCGCGGCGCAGTACGAGTCCGAGGTCGTCTACCACCAGATCAACAAGGAGCTGGAGGAGCAGGGTGTCATCTTCCTGGACACCGACACCGCTCTGAAGGAGTACCCGGAGCTGTTCCGGGAGCACTTCGCGACGGTGATCCCCACCGGCGACAACAAGTTCTCCGCGCTGAACACCGCGGTGTGGTCCGGCGGGTCCTTCATCTACGTCCCCAAGGGCGTGCACGTCCAGATCCCGCTGCAGGCCTACTTCCGCATCAACACCGAGAACATGGGCCAGTTCGAGCGGACGCTGATCATCGCCGACGAGGACTCCTACGTCCACTACGTCGAGGGCTGCACCGCGCCGATCTACTCCTCGGACTCGCTGCACTCGGCGGTCGTGGAGATCGTGGTGAAGAAGAACGCCCGCGTGCGCTACACCACCATCCAGAACTGGTCGAACAACGTCTACAACCTGGTGACCAAGCGCGCCGCCGCCCAGGCCGGCGCCACCATGGAGTGGATCGACGGCAACATCGGCTCCAAGGTCACGATGAAGTACCCGGCCGTGTGGCTGCTCGGCGAGCACGCCAAGGGCGAGACGCTGTCCGTCGCCTTCGCCGGCGAAGGCCAGCACCAGGACGCCGGCGCCAAGATGGTGCACGCGGCTCCCCACACCTCCTCGACGATCATCTCCAAGTCGGTGGCCCGCGGCGGCGGCCGCACCTCCTACCGCGGCCTGGTCCAGGTGCAGGAGGGCGCGCACCACAGCAAGTCCACCGTGAAGTGCGACGCGCTGCTGGTCGACACCATCTCCCGCTCGGACACCTACCCCTACGTGGACGTCCGCGAGGACGACGTGTCCATGGGCCACGAGGCGACCGTCTCCAAGGTCAGCGAGGACCAGCTGTTCTACCTGATGAGCCGCGGCATGACCGAGGACGAGGCGATGGCGATGATCGTGCGCGGCTTCGTCGAGCCGATCGCCCGCGAGCTGCCGATGGAGTACGCGCTGGAGCTCAACCGGCTGATCGAGCTGCAGATGGAGGGCTCGGTCGGCTGA
- a CDS encoding helix-turn-helix transcriptional regulator, with product MVSTSSSADDTSDVHVGTRNRVARSILANGPSTAVDLGKRLKMTPAGVRRHLDALLAEDLVEARQQRTYGQRGRGRPAKVFALTDRGRGVFYQAYDQLAVDALKFLADSAGPAAVEAFARKRVAELADRFRERMDSVPEQERPALLAKLLTEDGYAAGLRETGKAPAAGEQLCQHHCPVAHVAEQFPQLCEAETEAFAELLGTHVQRLATIAHGDGVCTTFIPMTATATGSSKSNEVSGGNAL from the coding sequence ATCGTGAGTACGTCGTCGTCCGCCGACGACACCTCCGACGTGCACGTCGGCACGCGCAACCGGGTCGCGCGGAGCATCCTGGCCAACGGCCCCTCGACCGCGGTGGATCTCGGCAAGCGGCTGAAGATGACGCCCGCCGGTGTGCGGCGTCACCTGGATGCGCTGCTCGCCGAGGACCTGGTCGAGGCGCGGCAGCAGCGGACGTACGGGCAGCGGGGCCGGGGCCGTCCGGCCAAGGTCTTCGCGCTCACCGACCGCGGCCGCGGGGTCTTCTACCAGGCGTACGACCAGCTGGCCGTCGACGCGCTGAAGTTCCTCGCCGACAGTGCGGGGCCGGCGGCGGTCGAGGCGTTCGCGCGCAAGCGCGTCGCGGAGCTGGCCGACCGGTTCCGGGAGCGGATGGACTCCGTGCCCGAGCAGGAGCGTCCCGCGCTGCTGGCCAAGCTCCTCACCGAGGACGGCTACGCCGCCGGACTGCGCGAGACCGGCAAGGCGCCAGCCGCCGGCGAGCAGCTGTGCCAGCACCACTGCCCGGTGGCCCATGTCGCCGAGCAGTTCCCGCAGTTGTGCGAGGCCGAGACCGAGGCCTTCGCGGAGCTGCTGGGGACCCACGTCCAAAGACTCGCGACCATCGCCCACGGCGACGGCGTGTGCACCACCTTTATCCCGATGACCGCTACAGCCACCGGGAGCAGCAAGAGCAACGAGGTTTCCGGAGGGAACGCGCTATGA
- a CDS encoding DUF4328 domain-containing protein: MDCPTCAKPAEPGAVDCYRCGERLMPSAAHPGYAAPVPRLSAVAGLGKALTVLLSVLAVGEAAQFVVTLAGGPAAALIAVNLLLFVGIAPVFLVWFFRVRKNAGLWGPQTRAQGWTIGAWFTPVVNFWFPVQIMRDVWRASGAEPGGRAGVARVAAGWWTCWSLAWLTGYRTFTVHGTAADGSIVVTQQAGFFLDGTVVSASCLGLGALLMARMIAGITGMQAARGAA, from the coding sequence ATGGACTGCCCGACCTGCGCAAAGCCCGCCGAGCCAGGCGCGGTCGACTGCTACCGGTGCGGCGAGCGGCTCATGCCGTCCGCCGCGCATCCCGGCTACGCCGCGCCCGTTCCGCGGCTGTCGGCGGTCGCGGGTCTCGGCAAAGCCCTGACCGTCCTGCTCTCGGTCTTGGCGGTGGGGGAGGCGGCGCAGTTCGTGGTCACCCTGGCCGGTGGGCCGGCGGCTGCGCTGATCGCGGTGAACCTGCTGCTCTTCGTGGGGATCGCGCCGGTGTTCCTCGTCTGGTTCTTCCGGGTCCGCAAGAATGCCGGGTTGTGGGGTCCGCAGACCCGCGCGCAGGGGTGGACGATAGGTGCCTGGTTCACCCCGGTGGTCAACTTCTGGTTCCCGGTGCAGATCATGCGGGACGTCTGGAGGGCCTCCGGCGCCGAGCCGGGCGGGCGGGCCGGCGTCGCCCGGGTGGCCGCCGGGTGGTGGACCTGTTGGAGCCTGGCCTGGCTGACCGGTTACCGCACCTTCACCGTGCACGGCACGGCGGCGGACGGGTCTATCGTGGTGACCCAGCAGGCCGGATTCTTCCTGGACGGGACCGTCGTCAGCGCGTCGTGCCTGGGGCTGGGCGCGCTTCTGATGGCGCGGATGATCGCGGGGATCACCGGGATGCAGGCGGCGCGCGGGGCGGCGTGA
- a CDS encoding ROK family protein — MYAAIDIGGTKIAAGLVDAEGELLARHERPTPAVEPVSAVQDLLAALTADPRWEQVTAVGIGSAGPIDASKGTISPVNIPAWRDFPLVERVADVTGRPVTLAGDGVAMAAGEHWRGAAKGRENVLCMVVSTGVGGGLILGGRLRPGPSGNAGHIGHMCVELDGPPCPCGARGCVEIISSGTAIAARAVREGWQRPGGGPATEATAAEVAASAVAGDPIALASFDRSARALAAAIAGTAALVDIEAAVIGGGVAKSGELLFGPLREHLKEYARLSFTRDVTVHPAALGGDAGLIGAAALVGHAESI; from the coding sequence GTGTACGCGGCCATCGACATCGGCGGCACCAAGATCGCGGCGGGGTTGGTCGATGCCGAGGGCGAGCTCCTGGCCCGGCACGAGCGGCCGACGCCGGCCGTCGAACCGGTGTCGGCGGTCCAGGACCTGCTCGCGGCCCTGACCGCGGACCCCCGCTGGGAGCAGGTGACGGCCGTGGGCATCGGCAGCGCCGGGCCCATCGACGCCTCCAAGGGCACCATCAGCCCGGTGAACATCCCCGCCTGGCGCGACTTCCCGCTGGTCGAGCGGGTCGCCGATGTCACCGGCCGGCCGGTGACGCTGGCCGGCGACGGCGTCGCGATGGCCGCCGGCGAGCACTGGCGCGGCGCCGCGAAGGGCCGCGAGAACGTGCTGTGCATGGTGGTCTCCACCGGCGTCGGCGGCGGTCTGATCCTCGGCGGCCGCCTGCGCCCCGGCCCCAGCGGCAACGCCGGGCACATCGGGCACATGTGCGTGGAGCTCGACGGCCCGCCCTGCCCCTGCGGCGCCCGCGGCTGCGTGGAGATCATCTCCAGCGGCACGGCCATCGCCGCGCGCGCGGTCCGCGAAGGCTGGCAGCGCCCCGGCGGCGGCCCCGCGACCGAGGCGACGGCCGCGGAGGTGGCGGCGTCGGCGGTGGCCGGCGACCCGATCGCGCTGGCCTCGTTCGACCGCTCGGCCAGGGCGCTCGCGGCGGCGATCGCCGGCACCGCGGCCCTGGTGGACATCGAGGCCGCGGTGATCGGCGGCGGCGTGGCGAAGTCGGGGGAGTTGCTGTTCGGCCCGCTGCGCGAGCACCTGAAGGAGTACGCGCGGCTGTCGTTCACACGGGATGTGACGGTGCACCCGGCGGCGCTCGGCGGCGATGCCGGGCTGATCGGGGCGGCGGCGCTGGTGGGGCACGCGGAGTCGATATAG
- the mgrA gene encoding L-glyceraldehyde 3-phosphate reductase, with product MNVLPTYSADPGRYDDRMPYRRSGLSGLKLPLVSLGLWHNFGDGKPLEDQRAVLRRAFDLGVTHFDLANNYGPPYGSAEINFGHVFAQDFRPYRDELVISTKAGYDMWPGPYGEWGSRKYLLASLDQSLARMGLDYVDIFYSHRFDPETPLEETMGALASAVQQGKALYVGISSYNSEQTREAAALLRDMGVRALIHQPSYSILNRWIEEDSLLDATAETGMGCIAFSPLQQGLLTSRYLDGNIPAGSRASVGRFLSKDNLTPEVLAKLRGLNELAGKRGQSLAQMATQWVVRDPRMTSALIGASSVAQLEENVAAVSGPEFTAEELAAIDELALG from the coding sequence ATGAACGTCCTTCCCACCTACTCTGCCGATCCGGGGCGCTACGACGACCGCATGCCTTATCGGCGCAGCGGTCTGAGCGGGCTGAAGCTGCCGCTGGTCTCGCTCGGGCTGTGGCACAACTTCGGGGACGGCAAGCCGCTGGAGGACCAGCGCGCGGTGCTGCGGCGGGCCTTCGACCTCGGGGTCACGCACTTCGACCTGGCGAACAACTACGGGCCGCCCTACGGCTCGGCCGAGATCAACTTCGGGCACGTGTTCGCCCAGGACTTCCGGCCCTACCGGGACGAGCTGGTGATCTCCACCAAGGCCGGGTACGACATGTGGCCCGGGCCGTACGGCGAGTGGGGCTCGCGCAAGTACCTGCTGGCCTCCCTGGACCAGTCGCTGGCCCGGATGGGCCTGGACTACGTCGACATCTTCTACTCGCACCGCTTCGACCCGGAGACTCCGCTGGAGGAGACGATGGGTGCGCTGGCTTCGGCCGTGCAGCAGGGCAAGGCGCTGTACGTCGGCATCTCCTCCTACAACTCCGAGCAGACGCGCGAGGCCGCGGCGCTGCTGCGCGACATGGGTGTGCGGGCGCTGATCCACCAGCCTTCGTACTCGATCCTGAACCGCTGGATCGAGGAGGACTCGCTGCTGGACGCCACCGCCGAGACCGGCATGGGCTGCATCGCCTTCAGCCCGCTGCAGCAGGGGCTGCTGACCTCGCGGTACCTGGACGGGAACATCCCGGCCGGCTCGCGGGCCTCGGTCGGCCGGTTCCTGTCCAAGGACAACCTCACGCCCGAGGTGCTGGCCAAGCTGCGCGGGCTCAACGAGCTGGCCGGCAAGCGCGGGCAGTCGCTGGCGCAGATGGCCACGCAGTGGGTGGTCCGCGACCCGCGGATGACCTCGGCGCTGATCGGCGCCTCGTCGGTGGCGCAGCTGGAGGAGAACGTGGCCGCGGTGTCCGGGCCGGAGTTCACCGCCGAGGAACTGGCCGCCATCGACGAACTGGCGCTCGGCTAG
- a CDS encoding alpha-mannosidase, protein MHDNRSLVEHRLKRVLEERITPAIYPESVPLTGSIWVAPGEPVPVAEGLAAPREPVAVGDRWGAPWGTSWLTVAGTVPERWAGKTVEAIIDLGFDKNMPGFQCEGLVYRPDGSPVKGLNPRNQWVRVADRAEGGEDVLLHVEAASNPVILDYHPFLPTLLGDKETAGDEPQYRLEKLELAVFDETVWNLVADLEVLGELMAELPEDSARRYDIVRAVEKALDAVDLQNVNATAAAARECLAEVLAKPAVPSAHKISAIGHAHIDSAWLWPLRETVRKVARTTANMTNLLDSEPEFIYTMSQAAQYDFIKTHRPEVYEKVKKAVAEGRFVPAGGMWVESDTNMPGSEAMARQFVHGKRFFLDEFGVENDEAWLPDTFGFAGGLPQIIKAAGSKWLLTQKISWSQVNKFPHHTFLWEGIDGTRIFTHFPPIDTYNCSMKGSEIAHAARNFKDKGRASVSLAPTGWGDGGGGTTREMVAKARRMKDLEGSAKVAWEKPADFFAKAEAEYQNPPVWVGELYLELHRATLTSQAGTKQGNRRSEHLLREAELWAATAAVRNAFEYPYAALDRIWKTVLLHQFHDILPGSSIAWVHREAEKTYAELGAELTGLVLEAQGSMSGDEVADHADRVVFNATPHTREGVPAGGARVADSGPGQTSVTERAGGGHVLDNGLLRVEIDDRGLVVSAFDIEAGRETVPAGAAANLLQIHPDFPNMWDAWDVDEFYRNTVTDLTDVDKIEVESDSAPGQIRVSVYRSFGASKVAQRLTLRTGAKRLEITTTVDWHETEKFLKLAFPLDIHADRYASETQFGHIFRPTHTNTSWEAAKFEACNHRFVHFEEPGWGVALVSGSTYGHDVTRTVREDGGTTTTARISLLRAPRFPDPETDQGVHHFQHALVPGAGIGDAVREGYSVNLPAERMGGTSAVEPLFTIDNDAVTASAVKLADDRSGDVILRVYESHGGRASARVTPNFGFSGFEICDLLERPITREGVTVVSDNDGLRLSLRPFQLVTLRFTRTTGSEA, encoded by the coding sequence ATGCACGATAACCGGTCCTTGGTGGAACACCGCCTGAAGCGCGTCCTGGAGGAGCGCATCACTCCGGCGATCTACCCGGAGTCGGTGCCGTTGACGGGTTCGATCTGGGTCGCGCCCGGCGAGCCGGTGCCGGTCGCCGAAGGCTTGGCCGCGCCGCGCGAGCCGGTCGCGGTCGGCGACCGGTGGGGCGCGCCGTGGGGCACCAGCTGGCTGACGGTCGCCGGGACGGTGCCCGAGCGGTGGGCGGGCAAGACCGTCGAGGCGATCATCGACCTCGGGTTCGACAAGAACATGCCCGGCTTCCAGTGCGAGGGCCTGGTCTACCGGCCGGACGGCTCGCCGGTGAAGGGCCTGAACCCGCGCAACCAGTGGGTGCGCGTGGCCGACCGCGCCGAGGGCGGCGAGGACGTGCTGCTGCACGTCGAGGCGGCCTCGAACCCGGTGATCCTGGACTACCACCCCTTCCTGCCGACGCTGCTCGGCGACAAGGAGACGGCCGGCGACGAGCCGCAGTACCGGCTGGAGAAGCTGGAGCTGGCGGTCTTCGACGAGACGGTCTGGAACCTGGTCGCCGACCTGGAGGTCCTCGGCGAGCTCATGGCCGAGCTGCCCGAGGACTCGGCGCGCCGTTATGACATCGTGCGCGCGGTGGAGAAGGCGCTGGACGCCGTCGACCTGCAGAACGTGAACGCCACCGCCGCCGCGGCCCGGGAGTGCCTGGCCGAGGTGCTGGCCAAGCCGGCCGTGCCCTCGGCGCACAAGATCTCCGCCATCGGCCACGCGCACATCGACTCGGCCTGGCTGTGGCCGCTGCGCGAGACGGTGCGCAAGGTCGCGCGCACCACGGCGAACATGACCAACCTGCTGGACTCCGAGCCCGAGTTCATCTACACGATGTCCCAGGCCGCGCAGTACGACTTCATCAAGACCCACCGCCCCGAGGTCTACGAGAAGGTCAAGAAGGCCGTCGCCGAGGGCCGCTTCGTCCCGGCCGGCGGCATGTGGGTGGAGTCGGACACGAACATGCCCGGCTCGGAGGCGATGGCCCGCCAGTTCGTGCACGGCAAGCGCTTCTTCCTGGACGAGTTCGGCGTCGAGAACGACGAGGCCTGGCTGCCGGACACCTTCGGCTTCGCCGGGGGCCTGCCGCAGATCATCAAGGCGGCCGGCAGCAAGTGGCTACTGACTCAGAAGATCAGCTGGAGCCAGGTCAACAAGTTCCCGCACCACACCTTCCTGTGGGAGGGCATCGACGGCACCCGGATCTTCACGCACTTCCCGCCGATCGACACCTACAACTGCTCGATGAAGGGCAGCGAGATCGCGCACGCCGCCCGCAACTTCAAGGACAAGGGCCGCGCCTCGGTGTCGCTGGCCCCCACCGGCTGGGGTGACGGCGGCGGCGGGACCACGCGCGAGATGGTCGCCAAGGCGCGGCGGATGAAGGACCTGGAGGGCTCGGCGAAGGTCGCGTGGGAGAAGCCCGCGGACTTCTTCGCCAAGGCCGAGGCCGAGTATCAGAACCCGCCGGTGTGGGTGGGGGAGCTGTACCTGGAGCTGCACCGGGCCACGCTGACCAGCCAGGCGGGGACCAAGCAGGGGAACCGGCGCAGCGAGCACTTGCTGCGCGAGGCTGAGCTGTGGGCCGCCACGGCCGCGGTGCGGAACGCGTTCGAGTACCCGTACGCCGCGTTGGACCGGATCTGGAAGACGGTGCTGTTGCACCAGTTCCATGACATCCTGCCGGGATCCTCGATCGCGTGGGTGCACCGCGAGGCCGAGAAGACCTACGCCGAGCTCGGCGCGGAGTTGACGGGGCTGGTCCTGGAGGCCCAGGGCTCGATGTCCGGCGACGAGGTCGCCGACCACGCGGACCGGGTCGTCTTCAACGCGACGCCCCACACGCGGGAGGGGGTGCCGGCCGGCGGTGCGCGCGTGGCCGACTCGGGCCCGGGGCAGACCTCGGTCACCGAGCGGGCCGGCGGCGGCCACGTCCTGGACAACGGGCTGCTGCGGGTCGAGATCGACGACCGCGGCCTGGTGGTGTCGGCGTTCGACATCGAGGCCGGCCGCGAGACGGTCCCGGCCGGCGCCGCGGCCAACCTGCTTCAGATCCACCCGGACTTCCCGAACATGTGGGACGCCTGGGACGTCGACGAGTTCTACCGCAACACCGTGACCGACCTGACCGACGTCGACAAGATCGAGGTCGAGAGCGACTCCGCGCCCGGGCAGATCCGGGTCTCGGTGTACCGCTCGTTCGGCGCGTCCAAGGTCGCGCAGCGCCTGACCCTGCGGACCGGGGCCAAGCGCCTGGAGATCACCACGACGGTCGACTGGCACGAGACCGAGAAGTTCCTGAAGCTCGCGTTCCCGCTGGACATCCACGCCGACCGCTACGCCTCGGAGACCCAGTTCGGCCACATCTTCCGGCCGACGCACACGAACACCTCGTGGGAGGCCGCGAAGTTCGAGGCCTGCAACCACCGGTTCGTGCACTTCGAGGAGCCGGGCTGGGGCGTGGCGCTGGTCAGCGGCTCGACCTACGGCCACGACGTGACCCGGACGGTCCGCGAGGACGGCGGCACCACCACGACCGCGCGGATCTCGCTGCTGCGCGCGCCGCGGTTCCCGGACCCCGAGACCGACCAGGGTGTGCACCACTTCCAGCACGCGCTGGTGCCCGGCGCCGGGATCGGCGACGCGGTGCGCGAGGGGTACTCGGTCAACCTGCCGGCCGAGCGGATGGGCGGGACCTCGGCGGTCGAGCCCCTGTTCACCATCGACAACGACGCCGTCACCGCCTCCGCCGTCAAGCTCGCGGACGACCGCAGCGGCGACGTGATCCTGCGCGTCTATGAGTCGCACGGCGGCCGGGCCTCGGCGCGCGTCACCCCGAACTTCGGTTTCTCGGGCTTTGAGATCTGCGATTTGCTAGAGCGGCCGATCACCCGAGAAGGTGTGACCGTGGTCTCGGACAACGATGGACTCCGCCTGAGTCTGCGGCCGTTCCAGCTCGTCACACTCCGCTTCACTCGCACGACCGGTTCGGAGGCCTGA
- a CDS encoding glycosyl hydrolase, which translates to MTAAPLAATQPTTTQPTTTQAPTTQAPTTQAPTAQAATTQPLPARPTPRTPRFGVNYTPSAGWFHHWLDFDLDSVRADLDSIAALGLDHVRVFPLWPVFQPNRTLIRPRAVEQLVALADAAGERGLDVNVDGLQGHLSSFDFQPAWVSTWHRRNMFTDPDVVAGEAEYLRTLAAALADRPNFIGMTLGNETNQFSGDPHPDPDRITSAQAAAWLDRLLEACEQGAPGKFHLHCSYDAAWYLDDHPFTPAHAARYGAATAIHSWVFNGTQQRYGTDSAAVAHHAEYMIELSKAWSAEPHRPVWLQEVGAPQPHIPADKAADFTRATVANALDCPDLWGVTWWCSHDVSKDLADFPELEYSLGLLTTAREAKPAGLELAKIVGEVRETWAPPAARSVGLVLDLPEEVTARATCAPGGRFYEAFMRLLEEGARPTAVLAGLAGDKNHLTARGITEVLAVEDVGS; encoded by the coding sequence ATGACCGCAGCACCGCTGGCCGCCACGCAGCCCACGACGACGCAGCCCACGACGACGCAGGCCCCGACGACGCAGGCCCCGACGACGCAGGCTCCGACGGCCCAGGCCGCGACGACGCAGCCGCTCCCGGCGCGGCCCACACCGCGCACCCCCCGCTTCGGCGTCAACTACACCCCCAGCGCCGGCTGGTTCCACCACTGGCTCGACTTCGACCTGGACTCCGTGCGCGCCGATCTGGACTCGATCGCCGCGCTCGGCCTGGACCACGTGCGGGTCTTCCCGCTGTGGCCGGTGTTCCAGCCCAACCGCACCCTGATCCGCCCGCGCGCCGTCGAGCAGCTGGTGGCGCTGGCCGACGCCGCCGGCGAGCGCGGCCTGGACGTCAACGTCGACGGACTGCAGGGCCACCTGTCCAGCTTCGACTTCCAGCCGGCCTGGGTCAGCACCTGGCACCGCCGGAACATGTTCACCGACCCCGACGTGGTCGCCGGGGAGGCCGAGTACCTGCGCACGCTGGCCGCGGCGCTGGCCGACCGGCCCAACTTCATCGGGATGACCCTCGGCAACGAGACCAACCAGTTCTCCGGCGACCCGCACCCGGACCCGGACCGCATCACCTCCGCGCAGGCGGCGGCGTGGCTGGACCGGCTGCTCGAGGCCTGCGAGCAGGGCGCGCCGGGCAAGTTCCACCTGCACTGCTCGTACGACGCCGCCTGGTACCTCGACGACCATCCCTTCACCCCGGCGCACGCCGCCCGGTACGGCGCCGCGACCGCGATCCACTCCTGGGTCTTCAACGGCACGCAGCAGCGCTACGGCACGGACTCGGCGGCCGTGGCGCACCACGCCGAATACATGATCGAGCTGTCCAAGGCCTGGTCCGCCGAGCCGCACCGGCCGGTGTGGCTGCAGGAGGTCGGCGCGCCGCAGCCGCACATCCCGGCGGACAAGGCGGCCGACTTCACCCGCGCGACCGTCGCTAACGCGCTCGACTGCCCGGACCTGTGGGGCGTCACCTGGTGGTGCTCGCACGACGTGAGCAAGGACCTGGCCGACTTCCCCGAGCTGGAGTACAGCCTCGGGCTGTTGACCACCGCCCGCGAGGCCAAGCCGGCCGGACTGGAGCTGGCCAAGATCGTCGGCGAGGTCCGCGAGACCTGGGCGCCGCCCGCGGCGCGGAGCGTCGGCCTGGTCCTGGACCTGCCCGAAGAGGTCACGGCGCGCGCCACGTGCGCCCCCGGCGGCCGTTTCTACGAAGCCTTCATGCGTCTGTTGGAAGAAGGTGCCCGGCCGACAGCTGTACTCGCCGGGCTCGCTGGGGATAAGAATCACTTGACTGCGCGCGGCATCACCGAGGTGCTGGCCGTCGAGGACGTTGGGAGCTAA